A stretch of Halomonas elongata DSM 2581 DNA encodes these proteins:
- a CDS encoding DUF5924 family protein, giving the protein MSPNRPVSGPPHRPEPGPAGASRVGAWEQRIERIAARIRPWSWLWPPMAFLAGVGSFFLVERQQWLGAMLTLGMLLTWFLLLSESLIGRFLAQRGYPTLPRGVTTFIAQMVHQETLFFTLPFLLATTVWTSGQALFTLSMVALAILSILDPLYYRLAERRRGLYFAFHAQCVFLVVLVTLPTLLHLTTGQSLLLALAATVIFSLPSLLHLLRPMTARRWLLMLALLPVLAGGAWVGRIWVPPASLWISGSALSPEFNVETRSPQGQLRLTPDALGDHGLYAYTAIHAPRGLREEIVHEWRHGGELIDRIPLEIQGGREQGYRAWTHKRNFPEHSAGRWRIDVMTASGQRIGVLRFRVAADTAAATLADGHINVPIGLPGLDVRRLVARSEDTTSANGQNTVDDATPSPEDSE; this is encoded by the coding sequence ATGTCACCGAATCGTCCCGTCAGTGGACCACCTCACCGCCCAGAGCCAGGCCCCGCCGGCGCCTCCCGAGTTGGCGCCTGGGAACAGCGCATCGAGCGCATCGCCGCGAGAATTCGCCCCTGGAGCTGGCTCTGGCCACCGATGGCCTTCCTGGCCGGCGTCGGCAGTTTTTTCCTGGTCGAGCGTCAGCAATGGCTCGGTGCCATGCTGACCCTGGGCATGCTGCTGACCTGGTTCCTGTTGCTTTCGGAAAGCCTGATCGGCCGTTTCCTGGCCCAACGCGGCTATCCCACCCTGCCGCGTGGCGTGACGACCTTCATCGCCCAGATGGTGCACCAGGAGACACTCTTCTTTACCCTGCCCTTCCTGCTGGCAACCACGGTATGGACCAGCGGTCAGGCGCTCTTCACCCTGTCGATGGTGGCACTGGCGATACTTTCGATCCTCGACCCGCTCTACTATAGACTCGCTGAGCGCCGCCGGGGACTCTACTTCGCCTTTCACGCCCAGTGCGTCTTCCTGGTGGTCCTGGTCACCCTGCCGACCCTGTTGCATCTGACCACCGGCCAGAGCCTGCTGTTGGCGCTTGCGGCCACGGTGATCTTCAGCCTGCCGAGCCTGCTGCATCTTTTGCGACCCATGACGGCACGCCGCTGGCTGCTCATGCTGGCCCTGCTGCCAGTGCTGGCCGGGGGCGCCTGGGTCGGCAGGATCTGGGTCCCGCCGGCCAGCCTGTGGATCTCGGGCAGCGCCCTCTCCCCGGAATTCAATGTCGAGACCCGCTCGCCACAAGGACAACTGCGCCTGACCCCCGATGCCCTGGGCGACCATGGCCTGTATGCCTACACCGCCATCCACGCCCCCAGGGGACTGCGCGAGGAGATCGTCCATGAATGGCGCCACGGCGGCGAGCTGATCGACCGCATCCCGCTCGAGATCCAGGGAGGACGCGAGCAGGGCTACCGGGCCTGGACCCACAAGCGCAATTTCCCTGAGCACAGCGCCGGCCGCTGGCGCATCGACGTCATGACGGCCAGCGGTCAACGCATTGGCGTGTTGCGCTTCCGGGTGGCGGCCGATACCGCAGCAGCCACCCTGGCCGACGGGCACATCAACGTGCCCATCGGACTTCCCGGACTGGACGTGCGTCGGCTGGTGGCTCGTTCCGAGGACACCACCTCCGCCAATGGTCAAAATACCGTTGACGACGCCACTCCTTCCCCTGAGGATAGTGAGTAG
- the fadB gene encoding fatty acid oxidation complex subunit alpha FadB — protein sequence MIYQGNAISVARDDEGIATLTFDLKDESVNKLSSAVVQELEQALEALRGESDIAGLVLASAKDAFIVGADITEFHGLFAKGEDEIQSMLEQVHGIFNGLEDLPFPTVSAINGLALGGGCEVTLATDFRVMSETAKIGLPETKLGILPGWGGCVRLPRLIGADNAIEWIAGGTENRADACLSVGAVDAVVPPESLEAAARDILNRARSGELDYQARRTEKCSPLGLDAIEQMMAFETAKGYVAGKAGPHYPAPIEAIKVIQKGAGEERARAQAIEAKAFGKLALTDVCYNLVGLFLNDQVVKKKGGQYAKQSVPVERAGVLGAGIMGGGIAYQSASKGTPILMKDIKDEAIELGLKEARKLFAKQVERGKLSNEQMAERLSNIRPTLSYGDFSHVDLVVEAVVENPKVKGAVLAEVEENVSEDTILTSNTSTISITRLAENLKRPENFCGMHFFNPVHRMPLVEVIRGEKTGDGAVAATVAYARKMGKTPIVVNDCPGFLVNRVLFPYFGGFSQLMAAGADFQRVDRVMEKFGWPMGPAYLLDVVGMDTAVHAGEVMAEGFPERMGSLGGAGSEGKSAIQVMFDNERLGQKNAKGFYAYEEDKKGKPRKVRDEAAIELVKGIAESGREFSDEDIIARMMTPLCLETVRCLEDGIVGTPAEADMALIYGIGFPPFRGGALRYIDAMGLEAFVAQADELAAELGALYAPTDRLREMARNGERFYQDAAEA from the coding sequence ATGATCTATCAAGGCAATGCCATCTCGGTGGCGCGCGATGACGAGGGCATCGCGACCCTGACCTTCGACTTGAAGGATGAGTCGGTCAACAAGCTGTCCAGCGCTGTGGTCCAGGAACTGGAACAGGCGCTGGAAGCGCTGCGTGGCGAATCCGACATCGCAGGCCTGGTGCTGGCCAGTGCCAAGGACGCCTTCATCGTCGGCGCCGACATCACCGAGTTCCACGGTTTGTTCGCCAAGGGCGAGGACGAGATTCAGAGCATGCTCGAGCAGGTGCACGGGATCTTCAACGGTCTCGAGGACCTGCCTTTCCCCACGGTCAGCGCCATCAACGGCCTGGCTCTGGGGGGCGGCTGCGAGGTGACGTTGGCCACCGATTTTCGCGTGATGAGCGAGACCGCCAAGATCGGCCTGCCCGAGACCAAGCTCGGCATCCTGCCCGGCTGGGGTGGCTGCGTGCGTCTGCCGCGGCTGATCGGCGCCGACAACGCCATCGAGTGGATCGCCGGTGGCACCGAGAATCGCGCCGATGCCTGCCTGTCGGTCGGCGCGGTCGACGCCGTGGTGCCGCCCGAGTCTCTCGAGGCAGCGGCGCGCGACATTCTGAATCGGGCCCGGAGCGGCGAACTCGATTACCAGGCACGTCGCACGGAAAAATGCAGCCCCCTGGGCCTCGACGCCATCGAGCAGATGATGGCCTTCGAGACGGCCAAGGGCTATGTGGCCGGCAAGGCCGGACCGCATTACCCGGCGCCGATCGAGGCGATCAAGGTCATCCAGAAGGGAGCCGGCGAGGAGCGCGCCCGGGCCCAGGCCATCGAAGCCAAGGCGTTCGGCAAGCTGGCGCTCACCGATGTCTGCTACAACCTGGTGGGCCTCTTCCTCAACGATCAGGTGGTCAAGAAAAAGGGCGGTCAGTACGCGAAGCAATCGGTGCCCGTGGAGCGGGCCGGGGTGCTCGGCGCGGGTATCATGGGCGGCGGCATCGCCTATCAGAGCGCCTCCAAGGGCACGCCGATCCTGATGAAGGACATCAAGGACGAGGCCATCGAACTGGGGCTCAAGGAGGCCCGCAAGCTGTTCGCCAAGCAGGTGGAGCGCGGCAAGCTCTCCAACGAGCAGATGGCCGAGCGGCTCAGCAACATCCGGCCGACGCTTTCCTATGGCGATTTCTCCCACGTCGACCTGGTGGTCGAGGCGGTGGTCGAGAATCCCAAGGTCAAGGGGGCGGTGCTCGCCGAGGTCGAGGAGAACGTGAGCGAGGACACCATCCTCACCTCCAATACCTCGACCATCTCGATCACCCGGCTCGCCGAGAACCTGAAGCGGCCCGAGAATTTCTGCGGCATGCACTTCTTCAACCCGGTGCATCGCATGCCGCTGGTCGAGGTCATTCGCGGTGAAAAGACCGGCGACGGTGCCGTGGCCGCGACCGTGGCCTATGCCCGCAAGATGGGTAAGACGCCCATCGTGGTCAATGACTGCCCGGGCTTTCTGGTCAACCGCGTGCTCTTCCCCTATTTCGGCGGCTTCAGCCAACTGATGGCCGCCGGGGCCGACTTCCAGCGCGTCGACAGGGTGATGGAGAAGTTCGGTTGGCCGATGGGCCCGGCCTATCTGCTCGACGTGGTGGGCATGGATACCGCCGTGCACGCCGGTGAGGTGATGGCCGAAGGCTTCCCGGAGCGCATGGGCAGCCTGGGCGGTGCCGGGAGTGAGGGCAAGAGCGCCATCCAGGTGATGTTCGACAATGAGCGTCTGGGGCAGAAGAACGCCAAGGGCTTCTATGCCTACGAAGAGGACAAGAAGGGCAAGCCCAGGAAGGTCCGCGACGAGGCGGCCATCGAGCTGGTCAAGGGCATTGCCGAGTCGGGCCGCGAGTTTTCCGACGAGGACATCATCGCGCGGATGATGACGCCTCTGTGCCTGGAGACCGTGCGTTGCCTGGAGGATGGCATCGTCGGCACGCCGGCCGAGGCCGACATGGCGCTGATCTATGGCATCGGCTTCCCGCCGTTCCGGGGTGGTGCGCTGCGCTATATCGACGCCATGGGGCTGGAGGCGTTCGTTGCCCAGGCCGACGAGCTGGCCGCCGAACTCGGGGCTCTCTACGCGCCGACCGACAGGCTGCGCGAGATGGCGCGCAACGGCGAGCGTTTCTATCAGGATGCCGCCGAGGCCTGA
- the fadA gene encoding acetyl-CoA C-acyltransferase FadA — protein MSVNPRDIVVVDGVRTAMAKAKNGAFRHVRAENLSAGVMQALFDRNPNLDPAEVDDVIWGCVNQTLEQAMNIARNAAIMTGIPRSVPAQTVNRLCGSSMSALHIAAANIRAGMGDFYIIGGVEHMEHVPMTHGVDVNPAASKHAAKAAMMMGLTAELLGKMHGVSREDQDAFGVRSHQRAYAAQQNGGFDNEIIGIEGHDAQGFRVRVDRDEVIRADASLEAMAELKPAFDPRNGTVTAGTSSALSVGASGMAVMSAERASALGLEPIARVLSTGVAGCDASIMGYGPVPASKKALKTAGLTIDDIQTVELNEAFAAQSLPVLKDLGLRDRMDEAVNLHGGAIALGHPLGCSGSRICTTLLNVMQEQRTSLGLATMCIGMGQGVATVFERLR, from the coding sequence ATGAGTGTGAATCCGAGAGACATCGTGGTAGTCGATGGCGTGCGTACCGCCATGGCCAAGGCCAAGAACGGCGCCTTCCGCCACGTGCGTGCCGAGAACCTGTCAGCCGGCGTCATGCAGGCGCTGTTCGATCGCAATCCGAACCTCGATCCCGCCGAGGTCGACGACGTCATCTGGGGCTGCGTCAACCAGACCCTCGAGCAGGCCATGAACATCGCACGCAACGCGGCGATCATGACCGGCATTCCGCGCAGCGTGCCGGCCCAGACCGTCAATCGTCTGTGCGGCTCCTCGATGAGCGCCCTGCACATCGCTGCTGCCAACATCCGGGCCGGCATGGGGGACTTCTACATCATCGGCGGGGTGGAGCACATGGAACATGTGCCGATGACCCATGGCGTCGACGTCAACCCGGCGGCCAGCAAGCATGCCGCCAAGGCGGCCATGATGATGGGCCTGACCGCCGAGTTGCTGGGCAAGATGCACGGCGTTTCCCGCGAGGACCAGGACGCCTTCGGGGTACGCTCCCACCAGCGGGCTTATGCCGCTCAGCAGAACGGCGGCTTCGATAACGAGATCATCGGGATCGAGGGCCACGATGCCCAGGGTTTCCGGGTTCGGGTGGATCGCGACGAGGTCATTCGCGCCGATGCCAGCCTGGAAGCGATGGCCGAACTCAAGCCAGCGTTCGACCCGCGCAACGGCACCGTGACCGCCGGCACTTCCTCGGCGCTCTCCGTGGGCGCCAGTGGCATGGCGGTGATGAGCGCCGAGCGGGCCAGTGCCCTGGGGCTGGAGCCCATCGCCCGGGTGCTGTCGACCGGCGTGGCGGGTTGCGACGCCTCGATCATGGGCTATGGCCCGGTGCCGGCGTCGAAGAAGGCGCTCAAGACGGCGGGCCTGACCATCGACGACATCCAGACCGTCGAACTCAACGAAGCTTTCGCCGCCCAGTCGCTGCCGGTACTCAAGGACCTCGGCCTGCGCGACAGGATGGATGAGGCGGTCAACCTGCATGGTGGCGCCATTGCCCTGGGCCATCCGCTGGGCTGCTCGGGCTCGCGTATCTGCACGACACTGCTCAACGTGATGCAGGAGCAGCGCACCTCGCTGGGCCTGGCCACCATGTGCATCGGCATGGGGCAGGGCGTGGCCACGGTGTTCGAACGCCTGAGGTAA
- a CDS encoding flavodoxin family protein translates to MKRLLIVAHAPSDNTRRLRDAADRGAHHPDVEDVEVITRPPLEAGPEDILACDAILLGTTENLGYMSGALKDFFDRSYYPVLEKQQGLPCALYIRAGRDGTGTRRAVESIVTGLGWRWVQEPLTLRGEWQDDFEARVEELALTLAAGLEAGIL, encoded by the coding sequence ATGAAACGCTTGCTGATCGTGGCCCATGCGCCTTCCGACAACACCCGACGCCTGCGCGATGCCGCCGACCGAGGGGCTCACCATCCCGATGTCGAAGATGTGGAAGTGATCACCAGGCCTCCGCTGGAAGCCGGCCCCGAGGATATCCTGGCCTGCGATGCCATCCTGCTCGGCACCACCGAAAACCTCGGCTACATGAGCGGCGCCCTCAAGGATTTCTTCGACCGAAGCTACTACCCGGTATTGGAAAAGCAACAAGGCCTGCCCTGCGCGCTCTACATCCGGGCCGGCCGAGACGGCACCGGCACACGGCGCGCCGTGGAGAGCATCGTCACCGGACTGGGCTGGAGATGGGTGCAGGAACCGCTGACGCTGAGAGGCGAATGGCAGGATGACTTCGAGGCCCGGGTGGAAGAACTGGCGCTGACCCTGGCTGCCGGCCTGGAGGCGGGGATACTCTAG
- a CDS encoding YbhB/YbcL family Raf kinase inhibitor-like protein has product MAFALTNMRVESPAFTDQGEIPARHTGEGEDLSPALSWHDAPEGTKGFAVICHDPDAPLVEHGGYGFVHWVLYNLPGSTTSLEEATSEGTRGVNHFGRNGYGGPMPPEGHGVHQYYFWVLALDKPTALPEGITMAELLKQVEPHLLGMNRLVGTYRRD; this is encoded by the coding sequence ATGGCCTTTGCATTGACGAACATGCGGGTGGAAAGCCCCGCCTTCACCGATCAGGGCGAGATTCCGGCACGCCACACCGGCGAAGGAGAGGATCTGTCGCCGGCGCTGTCCTGGCACGATGCGCCTGAGGGCACCAAGGGCTTTGCAGTGATCTGCCACGATCCCGACGCGCCCCTGGTGGAGCATGGCGGCTACGGCTTCGTGCACTGGGTGCTCTATAATCTGCCGGGCTCCACCACCTCGCTCGAGGAAGCCACCTCCGAGGGGACCCGCGGGGTCAACCACTTCGGGCGCAACGGCTATGGCGGTCCCATGCCGCCGGAAGGGCATGGTGTCCATCAGTACTATTTCTGGGTGCTGGCGCTGGACAAGCCCACCGCCTTGCCCGAAGGCATCACCATGGCCGAGCTGCTCAAGCAGGTCGAGCCGCACCTGCTGGGCATGAACCGCCTGGTCGGCACCTATCGTCGCGATTGA
- the rloA3 gene encoding retropepsin-like aspartic peptidase RloA3, with the protein MYQSIRHALIACLATGLMSGSAMASDDEPDVFGWVEKATIEEPWGPEVKVKLDSGALTSSMQAEDIEKFERDGEEWVRFVVEVEDEATGEVVSKTFERPIFRKLLLSGAGGEDRRPAVLMTLCIGDTRYEEQFSLEDRDDMTYPVLLGRRTIQDLGLLDVTRTFVHDLECDEDTPLRKHEDKDLDEDIGI; encoded by the coding sequence ATGTACCAATCGATACGCCATGCGTTGATTGCCTGCCTTGCCACCGGCCTGATGAGTGGCTCGGCCATGGCCAGCGATGACGAGCCCGATGTGTTTGGCTGGGTGGAAAAGGCCACCATCGAGGAACCCTGGGGGCCCGAGGTAAAGGTCAAGCTCGATAGTGGTGCCTTGACCTCTTCCATGCAGGCGGAGGACATCGAGAAATTCGAGCGCGATGGCGAGGAATGGGTTCGCTTCGTCGTCGAAGTCGAAGATGAAGCGACCGGCGAGGTCGTCTCGAAGACCTTCGAGCGCCCCATCTTCCGCAAGCTGCTCCTGAGTGGAGCCGGAGGCGAGGATCGTCGGCCGGCGGTGCTGATGACGCTGTGCATCGGCGATACCCGCTATGAGGAGCAGTTCAGCCTCGAGGATCGCGATGACATGACCTATCCGGTCCTGCTCGGGCGGCGCACCATCCAGGATCTTGGCTTGCTGGACGTGACCCGAACCTTCGTCCACGACCTGGAGTGCGACGAGGATACGCCGCTGCGCAAGCATGAAGACAAGGATCTCGACGAGGATATCGGCATCTAG
- a CDS encoding thiol-disulfide oxidoreductase DCC family protein has product MSDSSPLKVYYDAACPICRRERRRYERLARHSESVEWLDANTHEAVLSEHGVTVQEALLSLHVEDAGSRLYRGMDAYILLMQRIPRLRPLAVLIGLPVIKPVLTWWYDRWVRRRLARQGRL; this is encoded by the coding sequence GTGAGCGACTCGTCCCCATTGAAGGTCTACTATGACGCGGCCTGTCCGATCTGCCGTCGAGAGCGCCGTCGCTATGAGCGTCTGGCGCGGCACTCGGAATCGGTGGAGTGGCTGGATGCCAACACCCATGAGGCCGTGTTGAGTGAGCACGGCGTCACGGTGCAGGAGGCCCTGCTTTCGCTGCATGTGGAAGATGCCGGGAGCAGGCTGTATCGCGGCATGGATGCCTATATCCTGTTGATGCAGCGAATCCCGCGGTTGCGTCCCCTGGCCGTGCTCATCGGCCTGCCCGTGATCAAGCCCGTGTTGACCTGGTGGTACGATCGCTGGGTCAGGCGGCGACTGGCCCGGCAGGGGCGATTATAG
- a CDS encoding LysR family transcriptional regulator: MMRPLAGRLPSTRQLQCFIAVAEELNFRRAAERLHMSQPPLSRQISGLETLLRVKLFERDTQGVSLTSAGELFEHDARRVLESLNLALHNLRDAAAVDTADVRLGLTSVIDFSLVPGIRDVLQQDSLPSGIRIEEAYSKRLVERLLSGELDLALVGEIVEPGESVQARRVALDPLMVALREDHPAAERERVSFDDLGDTRLFWFPRHDNPVFHDRCERVFDAHGYVPPRRPEPDEHVTLLARVAAGDGVAFLPTSMRAASRLGVTYRPFTPELEASLTIELKLLWRTDETRAEVLDAVDVLLEAAEPSSDLRR, encoded by the coding sequence ATGATGCGCCCCCTGGCTGGACGCTTGCCCTCGACCCGGCAGCTGCAGTGTTTCATCGCCGTGGCCGAAGAGCTCAACTTCCGCCGGGCCGCCGAGCGTCTGCACATGTCGCAGCCGCCTTTGTCCCGGCAGATCAGCGGGCTGGAAACCCTGCTGAGGGTCAAGCTTTTCGAGCGCGATACCCAGGGCGTCAGCCTGACCTCGGCCGGCGAGCTCTTCGAGCATGATGCCCGTCGAGTCCTCGAATCGCTCAATCTCGCATTGCACAATCTGCGCGACGCGGCTGCTGTCGACACGGCCGATGTCCGCCTTGGGCTGACGAGCGTGATCGACTTCAGCCTGGTTCCCGGCATCCGTGATGTTCTGCAACAGGACTCACTTCCCTCGGGCATACGGATCGAGGAAGCCTATTCGAAGCGTCTGGTCGAACGGTTGTTGAGCGGGGAGCTGGATCTCGCCCTGGTCGGCGAGATCGTCGAGCCGGGCGAATCGGTCCAGGCCCGACGTGTCGCTCTCGACCCGCTGATGGTGGCGTTGCGTGAGGACCATCCGGCGGCCGAGCGTGAGCGGGTGTCGTTCGACGATCTGGGCGATACCCGGCTCTTCTGGTTTCCCCGCCATGACAATCCGGTCTTCCATGATCGCTGCGAGCGTGTCTTCGACGCTCATGGCTATGTGCCGCCGCGCCGCCCCGAACCCGATGAGCACGTGACGCTGCTGGCGCGGGTGGCCGCTGGCGATGGCGTGGCCTTCCTGCCTACCTCGATGCGGGCCGCCAGTCGTCTCGGCGTCACGTATCGCCCCTTCACCCCCGAGCTCGAGGCGAGCCTGACCATCGAACTCAAACTGCTCTGGCGGACCGACGAAACGCGTGCAGAAGTCCTGGACGCTGTCGATGTACTGCTCGAAGCGGCCGAGCCAAGCAGCGATCTCAGGCGTTGA
- a CDS encoding aldo/keto reductase gives MTHDHTVSTTLPHRTLGQGLSVSALGYGAMGISEFYGPSNDQDSRRLLAEVANAGIDLIDTADMYGRGHNETLIGEFLAERRRSLGASDIKIATKCGIDRGDADYARQINNRPEYIRACCEASLKRLGIERIDLYYLHRVDPQGDITAAMECLSELVKEGKIAHAGLCEVSASTLDKAHAIHPITALQTEYSLWTRDVEAEILPMARRLGVGLVPYSPLGRGFLTGRITSQDDLSKDDFRRRNPRFQADNLSRNLTLLETVHRVAERHDATPGQIALAWLLAQDEHIVPIPGTRRSAYLHENLGALALQLDTQDLDDLDSALPPKAAHGERYTEEGMKGVNA, from the coding sequence ATGACACACGACCACACCGTATCCACCACTCTCCCCCACCGCACCCTGGGACAAGGACTGAGCGTTTCGGCGCTGGGCTATGGTGCCATGGGGATCAGCGAGTTCTACGGACCATCGAACGACCAGGACTCCCGGAGACTGCTCGCCGAGGTGGCCAATGCCGGCATCGACCTGATCGACACAGCAGACATGTACGGCCGCGGCCATAACGAAACGCTGATCGGCGAGTTCCTGGCCGAACGACGCCGGTCACTCGGTGCCAGCGATATCAAGATCGCCACCAAGTGCGGCATCGACCGCGGCGATGCCGACTATGCACGCCAGATCAACAACCGCCCCGAGTACATCCGGGCCTGCTGCGAAGCTTCGCTCAAGCGCCTGGGCATCGAGCGCATCGATCTCTACTACCTGCACCGCGTGGACCCTCAAGGCGACATCACCGCCGCCATGGAGTGTCTGAGCGAGCTCGTCAAGGAAGGCAAGATCGCTCATGCAGGGCTGTGCGAAGTCTCGGCGTCGACCCTGGACAAGGCCCACGCCATCCACCCGATCACCGCCTTGCAGACGGAGTACTCGTTGTGGACGCGTGATGTCGAGGCCGAGATCCTGCCCATGGCGCGCCGGCTCGGCGTGGGGCTCGTGCCCTATTCTCCCTTGGGGCGCGGCTTCCTGACCGGTCGTATCACCAGTCAGGACGATCTTTCCAAGGATGACTTCCGGCGCCGCAACCCACGCTTCCAGGCCGACAACCTCTCGCGCAACCTGACACTGCTCGAGACAGTGCACCGCGTGGCCGAGCGCCACGATGCCACACCGGGCCAGATCGCCCTGGCATGGCTGCTGGCCCAGGACGAGCATATCGTGCCAATACCGGGCACCCGGCGCTCGGCCTACCTGCACGAGAATCTCGGTGCTCTGGCCCTGCAGTTGGACACGCAAGACCTGGACGACCTCGACAGCGCCCTGCCGCCGAAGGCGGCCCACGGTGAACGTTATACGGAGGAAGGCATGAAGGGCGTCAACGCCTGA
- a CDS encoding MFS transporter: MPNVSPRHKPGHPPAFRVTIMETTLIDRSTQRVLPLMPAILLAMLVGLNLRPSMAAIGPLVERIQADIAISYAQLALLTTLPVLAMGAGCFIAVALARRCGADRLIGGSLLMIALADGLRLAGHGVATLLITALVAGIGIAGIQALLPALIKQQARQRTPLVMGWYIAAIMGGAALAATLAATLADLTGSWRASLALWGLVALVAFLAWQRRGPVLPDTGKDKEQRDRRASLYRQPRVWTLAIFFSLCASGYACVLAWLPPYYMELGWTESAAGLLLGYLTALEVVAGLVLPALAQRRADRRPVLFIPLTCSLAGFLLLWHTPDSSPWFITTLLGIGLGGLFPLSLIVSMDHHPDAQRAGDITAIAQGAGYSLGALTPLIAGVIRDQLGGFEWAWAGLAGTTLLMALIALRFDPRHFSTVIRD; the protein is encoded by the coding sequence GTGCCGAACGTCAGCCCCCGGCACAAGCCCGGCCATCCCCCTGCCTTTCGAGTGACCATCATGGAAACCACCCTGATCGATCGTTCAACACAACGCGTATTACCTCTGATGCCCGCCATTCTCCTGGCCATGCTGGTAGGGCTGAACCTGCGCCCCTCGATGGCCGCGATCGGCCCTCTGGTCGAACGCATCCAGGCCGATATCGCCATCAGCTACGCGCAGCTCGCTCTGCTGACTACCTTGCCCGTGCTCGCCATGGGAGCTGGCTGCTTCATTGCCGTTGCTCTGGCCAGACGCTGCGGCGCGGACCGCTTGATTGGCGGTTCCTTGCTGATGATCGCACTGGCCGACGGACTTCGCCTGGCCGGACACGGCGTGGCCACCCTGTTGATCACGGCATTGGTCGCCGGTATCGGTATCGCCGGCATCCAGGCCCTGTTACCGGCGTTGATCAAGCAGCAGGCCAGACAACGTACGCCACTGGTCATGGGGTGGTATATCGCCGCCATCATGGGCGGTGCAGCGCTCGCCGCGACCTTGGCGGCGACCCTGGCGGATCTGACAGGCAGTTGGCGTGCCAGTCTGGCACTGTGGGGACTGGTGGCCCTCGTGGCATTCCTGGCCTGGCAACGACGCGGTCCAGTGCTGCCCGATACCGGGAAAGACAAGGAGCAACGCGATCGTCGCGCCTCCCTGTATCGCCAGCCACGCGTCTGGACGCTGGCGATCTTCTTCAGCCTATGCGCCTCGGGCTACGCCTGCGTGCTGGCATGGCTTCCCCCCTATTACATGGAACTCGGCTGGACGGAATCCGCCGCCGGCCTGCTGCTGGGCTATCTCACCGCTCTTGAAGTCGTCGCCGGGCTGGTCTTGCCGGCCTTGGCCCAGCGTCGAGCGGACCGGCGGCCGGTTCTGTTCATCCCCCTGACCTGCTCTCTGGCCGGCTTCCTATTGTTGTGGCACACGCCCGACTCCTCCCCATGGTTCATCACCACCTTGCTGGGCATCGGACTCGGCGGCCTCTTCCCCCTGAGCCTGATCGTCAGCATGGACCACCACCCCGATGCCCAGCGTGCGGGCGACATCACCGCCATTGCACAGGGAGCCGGTTATAGCCTGGGCGCCTTGACGCCATTGATCGCCGGCGTGATACGTGACCAGCTCGGCGGCTTCGAATGGGCCTGGGCCGGCCTGGCGGGTACCACCCTGCTGATGGCACTCATCGCCCTGCGTTTCGACCCGCGGCACTTCTCCACGGTGATTCGCGACTGA
- the soxR gene encoding redox-sensitive transcriptional activator SoxR codes for MSHRKLNPQKQSLTVGDVARRSGVAVSTVHYYEAKGLIESTRNAGNQRRFSRDVLRRVAVIKIAQRTGMPLAEIKASLDDLPTSRTPDAEDWRHLSEQWRSALDERIHCLIALRDQLDGCIGCGCLSLKSCPLRNPGDVLADTDAEGEASPSVVGTGVPGR; via the coding sequence ATGAGCCATCGCAAGCTGAACCCACAGAAACAGTCGCTGACGGTAGGGGATGTCGCCCGACGCAGCGGTGTGGCGGTGTCCACCGTGCATTACTACGAGGCGAAGGGACTGATCGAGAGCACGCGCAATGCCGGCAATCAGCGGCGTTTCTCCCGGGATGTGCTGCGTCGCGTGGCCGTGATCAAGATCGCCCAGCGAACCGGCATGCCGCTGGCGGAGATCAAGGCCTCGCTGGACGATCTGCCCACGTCCCGCACTCCGGACGCCGAGGACTGGCGTCACCTGTCGGAGCAGTGGCGTAGTGCGTTGGATGAGCGGATTCACTGCCTGATCGCGCTGCGCGATCAGCTCGATGGATGCATCGGCTGTGGCTGCCTGTCGTTGAAGAGCTGCCCGTTGCGCAACCCCGGGGATGTGCTGGCCGATACCGATGCGGAGGGGGAAGCCTCGCCCTCGGTCGTCGGCACTGGCGTGCCCGGCCGATGA